A part of Chloroflexota bacterium genomic DNA contains:
- a CDS encoding acetyl-CoA carboxylase carboxyltransferase subunit alpha → MTILEFELGLSQLRAELDELQRDGNGSPGRIERLKQRLKNETDAVFAELTDWDRVQLARHPDRPHTLDYANWCFSGFIELHGDRNFGDDPAIVGGPARLGEQSVMLIGHQKGSDARDNLARNFGMASPEGFRKARRLMLLAEKFALPVITLLDIPGASPVLEAEERGQAWAIADNLLTMAGLRTPILTIVIGEGGSGGALALGMGDRVLMQENTIYSVASPEGAASIVWRDYKYAETAAEALKLTPRHLIELGVIDGIVAEPPGGAHTDGQEAARLLRETLTAQLDELTAIQTASLLEARHAKYRAMGVEHLRRDPTAGKSGPDEDGGPNRG, encoded by the coding sequence GTGACGATCCTGGAATTCGAGCTGGGGCTTTCGCAACTGCGCGCCGAACTGGACGAGCTGCAGCGCGACGGCAACGGCTCGCCGGGGAGGATCGAGCGCCTGAAGCAGCGCTTAAAGAACGAGACCGACGCGGTGTTTGCCGAACTTACCGACTGGGACCGGGTGCAGCTGGCGCGGCACCCCGACCGCCCGCACACTCTCGATTACGCCAACTGGTGCTTTTCGGGCTTTATCGAACTTCACGGCGACCGCAACTTCGGCGACGATCCGGCGATCGTCGGCGGGCCGGCGAGGCTGGGCGAGCAGTCGGTGATGCTGATCGGCCACCAGAAGGGGTCCGACGCGCGCGACAACCTGGCGCGCAATTTCGGCATGGCCAGCCCGGAGGGTTTCCGCAAAGCGCGCCGGCTGATGCTGCTGGCCGAAAAATTCGCCCTGCCGGTGATAACTCTGCTCGACATACCCGGCGCCAGCCCGGTGCTGGAGGCCGAGGAACGCGGCCAGGCCTGGGCCATCGCCGACAACCTGCTGACGATGGCGGGCCTGAGGACCCCGATCCTGACGATCGTGATCGGCGAGGGCGGCTCCGGCGGAGCGCTGGCCCTGGGAATGGGCGACCGGGTCCTGATGCAGGAGAACACCATCTATTCGGTGGCCTCGCCGGAGGGCGCGGCCAGCATCGTCTGGCGTGATTACAAGTACGCCGAGACCGCGGCCGAGGCGCTGAAGCTGACCCCGCGGCACCTGATCGAGCTCGGGGTAATTGATGGAATCGTCGCCGAACCGCCCGGAGGGGCCCACACCGACGGTCAAGAGGCGGCCCGGTTGCTGCGTGAGACGTTGACGGCGCAATTGGACGAATTGACCGCTATTCAGACCGCCAGCCTGCTGGAAGCACGCCACGCCAAGTACCGCGCCATGGGGGTTGAACACCTGCGCCGCGACCCCACGGCCGGCAAGAGCGGGCCGGACGAGGATGGTGGTCCGAACCGAGGCTGA
- a CDS encoding acetyl-CoA carboxylase carboxyl transferase subunit beta, protein MLHRRREFEQNLHVCPRCNWHGRIGVFQRLEILLDEESDFEQVGQDLVTGDPLGFKRGELSYGDHLARYRERTGLSEAAIAGRGLVGGRPIALALIDFRFLGASMGTVVGEKVALAIELAEAERIPLLICSCSGGARMQEGMLSLMQMAKTAAALERFGRGGGLYISLMTDPTLAGVTASFASLADVIVAEPGATVGFTGRRLIEQIAKQKLPADAQSAEFMQKRGMIDLVVPRRAQRSTIVGLLELLAPQEKVAAEASA, encoded by the coding sequence ATGCTGCACCGGCGCCGCGAGTTCGAACAGAACCTTCACGTTTGTCCGCGCTGCAACTGGCACGGGCGAATCGGAGTCTTTCAGCGGCTTGAAATCCTCCTCGACGAGGAGTCCGATTTCGAACAGGTTGGCCAGGACCTGGTTACCGGCGACCCGCTGGGCTTTAAGCGCGGCGAACTCAGCTACGGCGATCACCTGGCCCGCTACCGCGAGCGCACCGGCCTCAGCGAGGCCGCAATCGCCGGGCGCGGGCTGGTCGGAGGCCGGCCGATTGCTCTGGCGCTGATCGATTTCCGGTTCCTGGGCGCGTCGATGGGCACCGTCGTGGGCGAGAAGGTCGCGCTGGCGATCGAGCTGGCCGAGGCCGAACGAATCCCGCTCCTGATCTGCTCCTGCTCGGGCGGGGCACGGATGCAGGAGGGCATGCTCTCACTGATGCAGATGGCCAAGACCGCCGCCGCCCTGGAGCGGTTCGGCCGCGGTGGCGGACTCTACATCTCGCTGATGACCGACCCGACCCTAGCCGGGGTGACGGCGAGCTTCGCCTCGCTGGCCGACGTGATCGTGGCCGAACCGGGGGCCACGGTCGGATTCACCGGGCGGCGGCTGATTGAGCAGATCGCCAAGCAGAAGCTGCCCGCCGACGCCCAGAGCGCCGAGTTCATGCAGAAGCGCGGGATGATCGACCTGGTCGTGCCGCGCCGCGCGCAGCGCTCCACGATCGTCGGCCTGCTCGAACTCCTTGCCCCGCAGGAAAAGGTCGCCGCGGAGGCGTCGGCGTGA